One window from the genome of Gimesia aquarii encodes:
- a CDS encoding choice-of-anchor Q domain-containing protein codes for MISKFMDNMWHPRSSRHHRRKKQAKTPLVATEKLEDRTLLTGLDLIAFAQALTAADVKLYGAAWDADTTAQKSLFEDGAQFLQFEEVTDANRVLNANASIVGIDSLANLRPLWRLSDGTLIEGNQINSIQELSTELGIDIPVSEDPFLKEISDQNLLSGTALHVALDGFDPENGPLTYTVESSNSDVGARILSGNRSIRISVEGYGDMVFELFEGRASRATERIIFLAENNYYDQNENYDVEFHQIIDGLIRGGAVGENGPAGTNLGFFDDQFHAELQHVQSGLLTMYKQTGKPGDITDPNNIILGETHDDENDAQFMITDGPKRINDFQNTIFGYLIEGEEVREAISNIAVSDDIPNYTVTIETIDVFTDSENATLVLTAPEGYTGSSTITVTVQDQDGNTQQRQFEVNVTPDLITDDTKPENANPFLADIPDIQVSPGSSVEYQLEAIDIDLGAPNGNLAEDFVYFDQSRLQQSALAIPAPAQQGLFYNVNQFTGLLTVSPSVDLVPGIYEITVAVGINQTFPNGVAEEFLELQDYQVITVRVGDPPVANDDFFALQGATPGPINILSNDTDSDGTLDLTSVEIVDQPAHGTITTNADGTVNYIADGSGFMGLGSFTYRVYDNLGISSNIATVDFSIAPTGVILVTTLNDQTTADGKVSLREAIEAANSDNAFDVAPAGNGHDTIMFDPALFIDEGSGSTRTIDLAGRFLITDSLTIIAPTSPEGDALLTLDADNPGLPFRHFLIDDGISENTLIVSLQNLKLINAQTNGNGGSIFNSEHLVITNSELINNQTDTGLGGAIYNTGTLEISNSLLQSNNSQFSNGGAIASQFGSVTLYQTTLDDNRAEGNGGGIHASDADITITDSLVSNNTGFAGEGGGLYQLNGQLNITNSTFLSNSSQGPLNGGGISASQTTTIITGSTFHDNQSILSGGGLYQLDGSLSIRDSTFSENIATNGDGGAIHAGMRTEVSILNSTISGNEAGQDGGGIYLVDTSGIDIQNEELPDRVIDHSTVADNTAGNQGGGLHVSFGEVRVNHTIIADNSASNGGDDAWGLQGTITGSYSLVENTAVVSISGTNFITGLDPGLLPLAENGGLTKTHALSTGSVAIDAGDPAFDPNTFTPALTLDQRNSARVADGNNDSISRVDIGAYEAESVLGSAELTVKRAATNVGSSGQVGSLPSNVDFIDEWNPVIVEIWVSVTNSSENGVTAASVDLSFDAQYLIANSIEYGPEFTGNQTGNIDNDAGMITGLGASTTQTDHGAESRVLLARVHLSVKPIPLNADGQYIQPVANLNFEISNSDLSSSLGDVSVTEGAAVNLTLVPALYDLNDNGSIDFKDLILFASVYNTSTGDPGAPGAWAADFNRSGRVDFRDLILFASNYNKTQGSGHFFAYPSNFDEVWQQNNLITSIINPVEPNLETLTSEKVEPVLDAAQEQLDGVYGDIVNEELADVEVQIVELPGNQLAKADTATNIIYLDVNAAGWGWFVDQTPLSNEEFNGTSVPGIFEASLFSSANGKIDLLTVLMHELNHLLGHKHDHEDSLMEPDLAPGERKLSLNESQDFTETDEYFGRYLDPEFESI; via the coding sequence ATGATTTCTAAATTCATGGACAACATGTGGCATCCTCGAAGTAGTAGACACCACCGTCGAAAAAAACAGGCCAAAACTCCACTCGTCGCTACTGAAAAGCTGGAAGATCGGACACTTTTGACTGGGTTGGATCTAATCGCATTCGCACAAGCCTTAACAGCTGCAGATGTAAAGCTCTACGGCGCAGCATGGGACGCAGATACCACAGCACAAAAATCACTTTTTGAAGATGGCGCACAATTTCTTCAATTTGAAGAAGTCACTGATGCTAACCGAGTGTTAAATGCTAACGCAAGCATAGTAGGAATCGATTCATTAGCCAACTTACGCCCCCTCTGGAGGCTCAGTGATGGAACACTGATTGAAGGGAATCAGATCAACTCGATCCAGGAACTCTCTACAGAATTAGGTATCGACATTCCAGTATCCGAAGATCCTTTTCTGAAAGAAATTTCAGATCAAAATCTCCTTTCTGGAACTGCTTTGCATGTCGCGCTAGATGGTTTTGATCCTGAAAATGGTCCACTGACTTATACCGTGGAAAGCAGTAACTCTGATGTAGGAGCGCGGATTCTATCTGGCAATCGTAGTATCCGCATCTCCGTGGAAGGTTATGGAGATATGGTCTTCGAATTGTTTGAAGGCAGAGCCTCTCGTGCAACAGAACGAATTATTTTTCTGGCTGAAAATAATTATTACGATCAAAATGAAAACTACGATGTCGAGTTTCATCAAATTATTGATGGTTTGATTCGAGGTGGCGCGGTTGGAGAAAATGGACCAGCAGGTACGAATCTAGGATTTTTTGATGACCAGTTTCACGCGGAATTACAACATGTGCAATCTGGTTTGCTCACAATGTATAAACAGACTGGAAAACCGGGCGACATTACAGATCCTAATAATATTATACTTGGCGAAACTCATGATGATGAAAATGATGCTCAATTCATGATCACCGACGGACCAAAAAGAATTAACGATTTTCAAAATACGATATTTGGATACCTCATTGAAGGAGAAGAAGTTCGCGAGGCCATTAGCAATATAGCGGTAAGCGACGATATTCCCAACTATACCGTTACCATCGAAACGATAGATGTCTTCACAGATTCAGAAAATGCCACACTGGTTTTGACTGCACCAGAAGGATATACAGGATCGTCGACGATTACGGTTACTGTACAAGATCAGGATGGCAACACACAACAACGCCAATTCGAAGTTAATGTCACTCCGGATCTAATTACTGACGATACTAAACCTGAAAACGCTAATCCCTTCTTAGCTGATATCCCGGATATTCAGGTCAGCCCAGGTTCCTCGGTAGAATATCAGTTGGAAGCAATTGATATCGATCTTGGTGCTCCTAACGGCAATCTTGCAGAAGACTTTGTTTACTTTGATCAATCAAGACTTCAACAGTCTGCTCTGGCTATCCCCGCACCAGCCCAACAAGGACTTTTTTATAACGTTAACCAATTTACCGGATTACTCACTGTTAGTCCCTCGGTTGATCTGGTACCAGGTATTTATGAGATCACCGTTGCTGTTGGGATCAATCAAACGTTTCCCAACGGTGTAGCTGAAGAGTTCTTAGAACTTCAAGATTATCAAGTCATCACAGTCAGAGTCGGTGATCCTCCGGTTGCCAACGATGATTTTTTTGCACTACAAGGTGCAACACCTGGGCCAATCAATATTCTATCAAATGATACAGATTCTGATGGTACACTCGATCTCACATCTGTTGAAATTGTAGATCAACCTGCTCATGGAACAATCACTACAAATGCAGATGGTACTGTGAATTATATCGCCGATGGTTCTGGGTTTATGGGTCTTGGTTCATTTACGTATCGAGTCTACGACAATCTTGGAATATCCTCTAATATAGCAACCGTGGATTTCTCTATTGCTCCTACAGGAGTAATTCTAGTCACAACACTCAATGACCAAACAACCGCGGATGGTAAAGTTTCTCTGCGTGAGGCTATTGAAGCAGCGAATAGTGATAATGCTTTCGATGTCGCCCCTGCGGGAAATGGTCACGATACGATCATGTTTGATCCTGCTTTATTTATCGATGAAGGCTCCGGCTCAACTAGAACAATAGATCTTGCCGGCAGATTTCTCATCACTGACTCACTCACAATTATTGCACCCACATCACCAGAAGGAGATGCATTACTTACCCTAGATGCTGACAATCCTGGTCTGCCATTTCGGCATTTTTTAATCGACGATGGAATATCAGAGAATACTCTCATCGTCAGTCTGCAAAATCTTAAATTAATTAACGCTCAAACAAATGGGAATGGTGGCTCCATTTTTAACTCAGAGCACTTGGTGATCACCAATAGCGAGTTGATCAATAATCAAACAGATACAGGCCTGGGTGGTGCAATTTACAATACAGGTACACTCGAAATCTCAAACTCCTTATTGCAATCGAATAATTCGCAATTTTCAAATGGTGGAGCCATCGCCAGCCAATTTGGATCAGTCACTCTCTATCAGACGACACTTGACGATAACAGAGCAGAAGGTAATGGGGGGGGGATCCACGCCTCAGATGCCGATATTACAATCACAGACAGTCTCGTCTCAAATAATACTGGCTTCGCCGGTGAGGGGGGAGGGCTTTACCAACTAAATGGTCAGCTTAATATTACTAACTCGACTTTTCTCAGTAATTCTAGTCAGGGGCCACTAAACGGTGGAGGAATCTCTGCTTCACAAACAACGACAATCATTACTGGATCGACTTTTCATGACAACCAAAGCATACTATCAGGCGGTGGTTTGTATCAATTAGATGGAAGCCTTTCGATTCGAGATAGTACGTTCTCTGAAAATATAGCCACTAATGGCGATGGTGGAGCAATTCATGCTGGTATGAGGACAGAGGTATCTATCCTGAATTCCACAATTTCCGGAAACGAGGCTGGCCAGGACGGTGGTGGGATTTATTTAGTCGATACTTCTGGGATAGATATACAAAATGAAGAGCTTCCGGATAGAGTCATTGATCACAGCACCGTCGCAGATAACACTGCCGGGAATCAAGGGGGAGGACTCCACGTAAGTTTTGGTGAGGTCAGAGTTAACCATACCATCATCGCAGACAACTCTGCTTCAAATGGTGGAGACGATGCCTGGGGTCTACAGGGAACAATTACTGGAAGCTATAGTCTCGTTGAAAACACAGCCGTTGTGAGCATTAGCGGAACCAACTTTATCACAGGTCTGGATCCCGGCCTATTGCCTCTGGCTGAGAACGGCGGCTTAACAAAAACACACGCCCTCTCTACTGGCAGTGTGGCAATCGACGCTGGTGATCCCGCATTTGACCCGAACACTTTTACCCCCGCTTTGACTTTGGACCAGAGAAACTCAGCTCGTGTAGCGGATGGAAATAATGATTCGATCAGCCGCGTCGATATCGGGGCTTACGAAGCAGAATCAGTGCTAGGCAGTGCTGAACTGACCGTGAAACGGGCAGCCACGAACGTCGGAAGTTCGGGGCAAGTCGGTTCCTTGCCTTCGAATGTCGATTTTATCGATGAGTGGAATCCGGTGATCGTTGAAATCTGGGTGAGTGTAACAAATTCTTCAGAAAACGGAGTGACTGCTGCTTCAGTCGACTTAAGCTTCGACGCACAGTACTTAATTGCCAACTCCATCGAATACGGACCTGAGTTTACTGGAAATCAAACAGGTAACATCGATAACGATGCGGGTATGATCACGGGACTTGGCGCATCAACGACTCAGACTGACCACGGAGCGGAGTCACGTGTTCTGTTAGCACGCGTTCATCTCTCTGTAAAACCGATTCCTTTAAATGCTGACGGCCAATATATTCAACCTGTAGCTAATTTGAATTTTGAAATCTCAAACAGTGATCTCTCTTCCTCATTAGGTGATGTTTCTGTAACAGAGGGAGCGGCGGTTAACTTAACTTTGGTACCCGCCTTATATGATCTCAACGATAATGGCTCCATCGACTTCAAAGACCTGATCCTCTTTGCCTCAGTCTATAATACATCTACTGGTGATCCAGGAGCGCCGGGTGCCTGGGCTGCTGATTTTAACCGCTCCGGAAGAGTTGATTTTCGTGACCTGATCCTGTTTGCTTCAAATTATAATAAGACTCAGGGAAGTGGTCACTTTTTTGCCTATCCATCTAATTTCGATGAAGTCTGGCAACAAAATAATCTGATTACTTCAATCATCAATCCAGTAGAACCAAATCTGGAAACCCTGACATCCGAAAAGGTGGAACCTGTTCTCGATGCTGCCCAAGAACAATTAGATGGCGTTTATGGCGACATTGTGAATGAAGAACTTGCTGATGTAGAAGTTCAAATTGTTGAATTACCTGGAAATCAGTTAGCAAAAGCAGACACAGCTACTAATATTATCTACTTGGATGTAAATGCAGCAGGCTGGGGATGGTTCGTTGACCAGACTCCACTTTCGAATGAAGAATTTAATGGAACCTCAGTCCCAGGAATATTTGAGGCCTCTTTATTTAGCTCTGCAAATGGAAAAATTGATCTGTTGACTGTCTTAATGCATGAATTAAACCACTTACTGGGACACAAACATGATCACGAGGATTCTCTGATGGAACCTGATTTAGCCCCCGGAGAACGAAAACTTTCTTTGAATGAAAGTCAAGACTTTACGGAAACAGATGAATATTTCGGACGTTATTTAGATCCTGAATTCGAAAGCATTTAA
- a CDS encoding preprotein translocase subunit SecA produces the protein MGVASHSYHWMKTGFRPAKSRISRWRVEANRIIKRCESLKKMTDDRLERYSLELRWRAKSGEPLKKILPEAYALARESAWRTLKMEHFPVQLMGGMALFEGGIAEMQTGEGKTLTAVLPAYLRALMGKGCHVITVNDYLAQRDAEIMSPVFNKLGLSVGTITSDLEDEDRRTAYACDITYGTANEMGFDFLRDRIRIGASAPGQLEQAISNHKTSGKEPLVQRGNYFALIDEADSVLIDEARTPLIIGLIQPNDAASVNLFRWSNRATHRLESEEDFVYEPKKRSAYLTDQGCRKVLLMPKPSLLDSIDTERIYKQVEQSLVARFGFLKDRDYVVVDEEVVIVDESTGRMMDGRKWQDGLHQSIEAQEHVPVTASTGQAARITVQSFFQNYSHLAGMTGTAALAEKEIRKTYKVSVTSVPTHRPCLRIGDPPRLFKTVQAKRMAVVEEIERIRLKRCPVLVGTPSVEASETLGDLLAMKAIPHQILNAKYHEQEAAIVKKAGEPSRVTIATNMAGRGTDILLTDEVRENGGLHVIATEMHTSARIDRQLIGRSARQGDPGQYQFFLSLEDELLRCLETHQLERIIESAKADENGELAPSWISFFNNTQSFLEKLHRKQRRDMLKQEKHRIEMFHKMGLDPYLEWTE, from the coding sequence TTGGGCGTCGCATCTCATAGCTATCATTGGATGAAGACCGGTTTTCGTCCCGCGAAATCACGAATTTCTCGTTGGAGAGTTGAAGCCAATCGGATCATTAAGCGTTGCGAATCGCTTAAAAAAATGACCGATGATCGGCTGGAACGGTATTCATTAGAATTGCGCTGGCGTGCAAAATCTGGCGAACCTTTGAAGAAAATTCTTCCCGAAGCATATGCGTTGGCGCGGGAATCTGCATGGCGTACCTTGAAAATGGAGCATTTCCCTGTGCAACTTATGGGGGGGATGGCTCTGTTTGAAGGTGGTATTGCGGAAATGCAGACGGGGGAAGGTAAAACCCTGACTGCCGTGTTGCCTGCCTACCTGCGTGCTCTGATGGGAAAAGGCTGTCACGTGATCACCGTCAATGATTATCTGGCACAACGTGATGCGGAAATTATGTCGCCGGTCTTCAATAAGTTGGGACTCTCCGTGGGGACGATTACTTCAGATTTGGAAGATGAAGATCGTCGTACAGCGTACGCTTGTGACATTACTTATGGCACAGCCAATGAAATGGGATTTGATTTTCTACGCGACCGAATTAGAATTGGTGCCAGTGCACCTGGGCAGTTAGAGCAGGCGATTTCCAATCATAAAACATCGGGCAAAGAACCACTGGTTCAGCGCGGGAACTATTTTGCATTAATCGACGAAGCCGATAGTGTTCTAATTGATGAAGCGCGTACACCTCTGATTATTGGTTTGATCCAGCCGAACGATGCTGCTTCAGTGAATTTGTTTCGTTGGAGTAATCGAGCCACCCACCGGTTGGAGTCAGAAGAAGACTTTGTTTATGAGCCCAAAAAGCGTTCTGCTTATCTGACCGATCAAGGTTGTCGAAAAGTATTGTTAATGCCCAAACCTTCGCTGCTTGATTCTATTGATACCGAACGGATCTATAAACAGGTTGAACAATCTCTAGTTGCGCGTTTTGGATTTCTGAAAGATCGTGATTACGTGGTCGTGGATGAGGAAGTGGTGATCGTCGACGAATCGACGGGTCGCATGATGGATGGACGCAAGTGGCAAGATGGGCTTCATCAATCGATCGAAGCACAGGAGCATGTTCCCGTGACCGCTTCAACAGGACAGGCAGCTCGTATCACGGTGCAAAGTTTCTTTCAAAATTACTCACATCTCGCAGGAATGACTGGTACTGCCGCTCTTGCTGAGAAAGAAATTCGCAAAACATATAAAGTCTCGGTGACTTCAGTTCCCACACATCGTCCCTGTTTAAGAATCGGTGATCCGCCTCGTCTGTTCAAAACAGTGCAAGCCAAACGCATGGCCGTAGTTGAGGAAATAGAACGTATCCGATTAAAACGATGCCCTGTTCTGGTGGGAACGCCTTCTGTAGAAGCCTCCGAAACATTGGGTGATTTGTTGGCGATGAAAGCGATTCCTCACCAGATTCTGAATGCCAAGTATCACGAACAAGAAGCAGCAATTGTGAAGAAAGCCGGTGAGCCATCACGTGTGACGATCGCTACCAATATGGCGGGACGTGGAACCGACATTCTGCTCACCGATGAAGTGCGTGAAAATGGAGGTTTGCATGTCATTGCAACTGAGATGCATACATCCGCACGGATCGACCGCCAATTGATTGGTCGGTCTGCCCGGCAGGGAGACCCCGGGCAGTATCAGTTCTTTCTTTCTCTAGAAGATGAACTCTTACGTTGTCTGGAAACGCATCAACTCGAAAGAATCATCGAGTCTGCCAAAGCAGATGAGAACGGTGAGCTTGCTCCGAGTTGGATTTCCTTCTTCAATAATACTCAGTCATTTCTGGAAAAACTGCACCGAAAACAACGCCGTGATATGTTGAAGCAGGAAAAGCACCGGATCGAAATGTTTCATAAGATGGGGCTCGATCCCTATCTGGAATGGACCGAGTAA
- a CDS encoding amidohydrolase family protein: MIFDTNVYLSRWPFRRLPNDETPALIKKLKQNQISQGFAGSFDGLLHKDIRSVNQRLSDDCKSFGSGTLIPIGSINLNLPNWEADVITCHEELAMPGLRLHPNYHQYQLSDDKVKKLFAMAAERKLFIQIAMRMEDDRTHHPLMRIPDVKFEALPDLMKQHDQLQVTILNGMKSLRGAKLTSLTESPNLTVEIAMLEGVGGIEKLMKQVPYQQILFGSYAPFFYLESSLNKLKESNLGMEIEQQIIWQNARKRFFVTDS, translated from the coding sequence ATGATTTTCGATACGAACGTGTACCTTTCCCGGTGGCCCTTCCGACGATTGCCGAATGATGAGACTCCCGCGCTCATTAAGAAGTTAAAGCAGAATCAAATCAGTCAGGGCTTTGCTGGTAGTTTTGACGGGCTCCTGCATAAAGATATCCGATCCGTCAATCAACGTCTGTCTGACGACTGTAAGTCTTTTGGTTCAGGCACACTGATCCCCATAGGAAGTATTAATCTCAACCTTCCGAACTGGGAAGCAGATGTGATTACCTGCCATGAAGAACTTGCGATGCCTGGCTTGCGTCTACACCCCAATTATCATCAATACCAGTTGAGTGATGATAAAGTGAAAAAGCTGTTTGCTATGGCTGCAGAACGAAAGCTCTTCATTCAAATCGCGATGAGAATGGAAGATGATCGCACGCATCATCCGCTGATGAGAATTCCGGATGTCAAATTTGAAGCCCTGCCAGACCTGATGAAACAACACGATCAACTGCAGGTAACAATTCTCAACGGAATGAAATCATTGAGAGGTGCGAAATTAACCAGTCTGACAGAAAGCCCAAACCTCACCGTTGAAATTGCGATGTTGGAGGGAGTCGGCGGGATTGAAAAGCTGATGAAACAAGTCCCATATCAGCAGATTCTCTTCGGATCATATGCTCCTTTTTTCTACTTGGAATCCAGCCTGAATAAACTGAAAGAATCCAACCTGGGAATGGAAATCGAACAGCAAATCATCTGGCAGAATGCACGAAAGCGATTTTTTGTGACTGACTCATAG
- a CDS encoding amidohydrolase family protein, which yields MIWDLHCHLSGVDGKTVDERIAQLMDYADRMGVERLVFFMGWPFLTDPTPQEFRKQNDDVMQAISHWHDRAFGFVYLNAKYVEESLIELDRCVKNGPMVGVKLWVATRCNDPKIDPIIKRAGALNALIYQHTWFKTGGNLVGESTTSDLALMAKRHPKVPLIAGHTGGDWELGIRAIQNSPNVYAGFGGFDPTAGATEMAVRTLGADRIIYGSDIGGRSFSSQLAKVQGADIPEVSKRLILGGNLKRLLTPILNTKGINV from the coding sequence ATGATTTGGGACTTACACTGTCATCTATCTGGAGTGGATGGAAAAACGGTCGATGAACGTATCGCCCAGTTGATGGATTATGCCGACCGCATGGGAGTCGAAAGACTCGTCTTTTTTATGGGGTGGCCTTTTTTGACAGATCCAACTCCCCAAGAATTTCGAAAACAAAATGATGATGTGATGCAAGCGATCAGCCATTGGCATGACCGGGCATTTGGCTTTGTCTATCTCAATGCAAAATATGTTGAGGAAAGTCTCATAGAATTAGATCGTTGTGTAAAGAACGGGCCGATGGTGGGAGTGAAGCTGTGGGTAGCCACGAGATGTAACGATCCGAAAATCGATCCGATTATCAAACGCGCAGGAGCATTAAACGCGTTAATTTATCAACATACTTGGTTCAAAACAGGTGGTAACCTGGTCGGCGAATCGACAACCAGCGACTTGGCGCTCATGGCGAAACGACATCCGAAGGTTCCTCTTATCGCCGGGCACACGGGTGGTGACTGGGAACTGGGAATTCGTGCCATTCAGAATAGCCCTAATGTGTACGCGGGATTCGGCGGATTTGATCCCACAGCCGGCGCTACTGAAATGGCAGTCCGCACTCTGGGAGCAGATCGGATCATTTATGGCAGCGATATTGGTGGTCGCAGTTTTTCGTCTCAACTGGCCAAAGTACAGGGTGCCGACATTCCTGAAGTTTCCAAGCGATTAATTCTGGGGGGCAACCTCAAACGATTGTTGACTCCCATTTTGAACACGAAGGGGATCAATGTATGA